CGAAGAGTAtatggaagaagatattgataTTCATAATGATGTAGATTCAAATTTAGGTAACGAACTCATTCAGTAAGCAACAGATGATGATATAGAGAGttatgttaaatattaaagaggGAATAACTCAATAAATATGCACtaggataattagataaaattgcataTGGTGTgtatttttcttgttatttttattaataattttattatcaactacattttagattaacatattacacatgattatttgattttaatttttgttaattgttcagaaattattttatcatactagtcatttttatagtaattaatattttaaaaatataaattatataaatgtgtaattacaatttgtactatcaaatataaCATAAGAAGTTGCGATGGAATTACACTCTATTTGCCAAATATGTCTAGAGAAttacaattcttttaatttacaaGAGAGTGTAATTACTACTCTTGtaattatattttcattcaattattcTGCTTTTGTCCAAACATATCCATTATAGaaataatttgtgtattttatagaattataaaaaatattatttaaattctaaaaatttctaaagttatggttaaaaatcttattataaaaataatttacatattataaaagtactataatatatttatttataaaaatttatggtCAAAAAGTATGAACTAATTTATATATGTGCCTATGCTATATATTATAAAGACAATATGCTTattcataaaaaatatattatagttttttatcataatttatttagaaaaataacattctaaaattatgataaaattatattatttataagaagtgTTATGAAAGTTATTGGTTAATTTATAAAACCCTATTTATATatgctatatattataaattttatattatttttacttaattttattataaaagggATATAACATAAGTTTTtctccaaattaagtttatataagttttataattaatGCTATGAATTATTTAGATTATGAATCCAAATATTATAAGGTCAACGGTAgttatgtaaatatgaaaaattttcttGCACCATATCATAAGGTATGGTACCATTTAAGAGAGCGGTGTTAGACACAAGCACCACAAATAGCTCGTGAACTCTTTAGTTTGAGACATTTTATACTTTGAAATGTGGTTAAGAAGACATTTGTTGTTCAATATTGTTTGAACCGAACCAAATCAGTGGGGGTACTAGTTCAGAGAGTGGCTTTGAACCGGTTATAGCAAGAACTGGTACGAAGAGACCAAAAATCGATtgaaccctttttttttaaaattttttgaagtttaataattttttaatcggATCAACGAACTGGTGGCATGACTGGTATTATCATTGCTGCAGTTTAAACAACATTGTTGTTGTTCTAAAAAATATTTGTCATATTAACATCACATTAGTATAGCATAAACAAACAAAGTTGAATCGCATTAGCATGTTGCATATTTCATACCTTCAACTATAGGTGAAATTGAGATGATCTATACTTTGAGAAGTATATGGAAGAATAAGAtcttaataattttaatgatgcAGAATCAAATTTAGATGATGATAAACTCAGCCAATGACCAACTAATGATTATAATGagcatatattaaatattaaaaaagaacCTAACAAACACACAAGTAAAATAATTAGACAAAATTGCATataatgatttgattttaattttttttacttgtttagaaattatttttatcatactaataaattatttatagtaattattaaattttaaaatataaattatataatttaatttcaatataGATTACCAAATATGACATAGATAATTATGATGTAATTCAAATACATATTGGAAGTTACAATTATTTCTAATTATAAGAGAGTTGGAATTTGATTACTATGCTGTCCAATAAGACCCTGAATATAGAATCAGATTCTTGTATCTTGGTGTTCGAACATTGACTCAAGGCCTTGGGAACTTTGGGAGGTTTTCGCTAAATTTGATCACTTGTGTTCAGATGTGCCCGGACTAGAAATTAGCAACATCTTTGGAGAGGTTAACTGCATGGCTGATGCCCTTGCCAAAACTAGAGTTGATAGAGAAATTCTCTTCCAAGCTTGGCTATCTTAGTTTGATGCGGAAAGAATGCAGGTTGGGGTATATTTTGTGATACTTAGATATATTTGAGTTCGATTACTCTTATGACGCAGGCGTGAAGGGAGCTTATCATTCAGCATTTTTTCTGGCGTTGACtaggttgaattttttttttgtaattgttTTGCTATTAAAGGCAGTGCACTGTCTTGTTCTGATAGCTTAAGTATCTGTTGGTGTACTGCTGGTTGTTctaatgaataaatatatttttgttgGGAAAACAAAAATCTCAGGGTTATCTATTAGGAGCTGAAAAATATGGTTTTTTTTATGCCTTTGTCAGATAAATCTCAAACAAGTTCCTTCTCATTTAAGCTAAAAAGAGACTCAAGGCTGACCCTTCAATAATACCTTCTCCAGGATGCaagtaactttttttttttcttgataaTTGATGCAAGAAAACATTATACCCTGCGTATATGAACTAAAGTTTGATTAATTGTCTCAATCGCACTTTCACTTCAGAAGACGAACACGACTTAATAAGAGGGAACAACGTTGCTTGCAAAGGACTTGGGAGAAAGTGGTGAAAAAGATTCAGAGAAAAATATATAATCCAAAGTTAGACCTAAAGTTTAAATATTTAACTTAAAAAGGTTAAAAGGTTAAGTGGGTAGATTTCAGATGAATATAAAACCTtagaaaatttcaaagtttagcaTTGtagaataaaataatttttcaagaaaagatACAAGTTTAAATATTAGAGACGATATTGTTGAGAAGAacaatcataaacctcatcaagtataaatcatacttatagaataacaataaaaaacataaaattaaaaaactaCATATACTTTGTGCTTCATATTTAACCATAAATCATTTGCCAATAGATGAAAGGTAATAATTGAATATCAGATGCGTCAAAGGCATGATAGATGTGGAATAACATCACTTCAACAGTCGCAAGCAACAAAGAATTCTTGCTAAAATGCGTCATGCCTCAGCATCCAAGTCTCCCCCATTCACAAAGAAAAGAATCTCCATATCCACTTCTTGAGGCACAGTTGCCCCCAATGCATCATCATTCAGCATCTTCTCTAGCCCACAAAAGCCATGTCTAAAGAACTCATCTCTATGCTTTCCTCCAGATTGATCGCGGTAATTTCGTTTTTTCTGGCACTAACACTCGTGAGAGGTATGAAAATTGAGACTATTCCACATGCAAAAATTTTGTATCAACGTACATGTATAAACTAATTTGGTATAGTTATCTTTTATCTAGGATTTGAAGGAACAATCGGGGTCAACTATGGCACCGTCGCAAACAACCTGCCCCCACCAGCTCAAGTGGCACATTTCCTTTTAGAGTCCACTGTTATCAACCGCGTAAGGCTTTTTGATGCAAATCCTGAAATTCTAAGAGCTTTTGCCCACACGGGGGTTGCTGTCACAATAAGTGTTCCAAATGACCAAATTCCTGACCTTACAAAGCTAAATTTCGCTCAACAATGGGTAGAAGACTATATCCAACCTCACACACCAGCCACCAATATAGTCCGTATTTTAGTAGGCAACGAGGTGATATCTACAGCAAACAAATTGTTAATAGTAAGTCTTGTTCCAGCCATGGAAACCCTCCAAACAGTCCTTGTTGCAGCTTCATTAGACCGTCGAATCCAAGTCTCGACGCCTCACTCTCTAGGCATTTTATCGAATTCAAGCCCACCATCCACAGGAAAATTTCGACAAGGGTATGACACACATGTCATCAAGCCATTGCTTAGTTTCCTAAGAGATTCCAATTCACCGTTTATGGTAAACCCCTATCCATTTTTTGAGTGTTCACCAGATACCCTTGATTATGCCCTGTTCCGGTCAAATGCTGGAGTGTTCGATGAAAACACACGGGTTTTTTACACAAATATGTTGGATGCTCAGTTGGATGCGGTCTTTTCAGCTATGAAACTCCTTGGATTTGATGATCTTGAGATTGTCATAGCTGAAACAGGTTGGCCATCCATGGGGGATGCAACCCAATTTGGTGTTGATGCAAAGAGTGCAGCTGAATATAATGGCAATCTCATGCGGCATGTAACATCCGGTGTCGGAACGCCCCTAATGCCAAACCGAACTTTTGAGACCTACATTTTTGCGCTTTTCAATGAAGATCTTAAGCCAGGGCCAACATGTGAGAGGTACTTCGGGCTCTTCCGACCAGATATGACTCCAGTCTATGATATTGGGATCCTAAGGCCAACAGTAGCTGCTGCCGCCAATATAGAGCATGCTACATGTTTGTTAGTCATTACAGTCGGCCTTCTAATAATTAAAAATCATGGTGAAAATTTAATCCTATGAATTGCTACATGATAACTATTTATAATACAGATTAATGGATTTTTTTTATTCTTGTGGTTTGATTTGGCAGGCTAGAGATCATACATTGCTAATACGTAACAACCCAATCCCAGTACCTATGCCCAGACCGATTGCGTCAGTTGCCAAAGTATAAGGGAAAACAATGGTGGTGTGTTCCCAATACTAGTGCCTACGAAAGTGGTTTGCAAAGGAATATGAAGTGTGTGCGGCTTGGGTTTGGACTGCATGCAATCCCATGCATTAACATGAATGCATTCTATAAACCAGCCAAGTGATTAAGCTCGTGATTTTGAGCGAACTGGAGTCATCACAATCATTTTTCCAAGTACATGAGATCAAAATACCCTTTCTTAGTTCCCTGTTCTAATCAATTCACCCTTATTTCTTTCTGATCATCTTCATCAGAATTTCCTTTAATCTATCTTTCGTTCTTTTCTTTGTTGCAGGCTGTGGAACGTGCCATTAATACTGACTCTTGATTTGAAAAAACAACCAGCACCTGCAACTAAAAATGATTTCTTATTCGGTTTTGTTTCTATACATTCTTTACAGGCAAAGAAGCATAAGACTGGGGGGAACCAAGGATGTAATATGATGTCAAGGCGATGACAGCAAGGTAACAGTGGCGATGCTATTCATGGCGAATTACATTTCAAGATATATAAACTACTTTTCTTGCTGGCTTAAAAGATAATATATAAACAATATCACGAGATATgtatatcatgtgattctttccTGCATGAATATGTTTTTTCACATTAAtcatttgtttctttcttttccaTCGCATAGAATATGTTCTTGCTTGTGCTTTCTTCAAGAATAGAAAGGTTAACCAATTGAGTAGAACGGGGAGAACATAAAGAGTTTGTTTTTTTCAAAATTGGAATCCACAAAAAAAGTGAATTAGAAGTTGAAACTTGACACAGGGAGACATGTATTCTTCATAAATATGCTGTTTTGCTTTAAAATTTTGTGACGATTAGTTAGTGTTAACAGGATTAATAAGTTAATTTCTTTTGTCTAAAAAAAGTTTCATTAAAACTAAAATGGTCAACATTCAGTACATCGGGTAAGTAGACCAATAAAAGAAAACCAACACACTCATTGAAACTAAATACTAGTGTTGCTACCTAGAGTTGATGTTTAATGAATAACTAAATAATAGCGGCATTGTAAAAATCGTGTAAGCAAAAACACAGAGAGCACCAAGGTTTATTTACGTAGTTTGATTTCTCTACATTGTTGAGTGTACCTCAGCGAGTAATTCCACAATCTTTAATCCACAATAACAAATGAATCACATTTGATCACTTCTTAAGTATAAAGATCTCATATTTGTACCTAAATACTAGAACACGCACCTCCAAATCCTTTCCTTGAGAACTTGAATAGTAAATACTCGATGTTTACAGATTAATTTTCACTCTTAGACAAAACAATTCCTCAATGAATGAATACAAATGCTCTCAATATGTTCTCATACACAACCTAGACAAGCCTTATAGCATATATCAATTATGGTTTGCtaacataaaatttaaatgtATACA
Above is a genomic segment from Gossypium arboreum isolate Shixiya-1 chromosome 8, ASM2569848v2, whole genome shotgun sequence containing:
- the LOC108468339 gene encoding glucan endo-1,3-beta-glucosidase-like, producing MSKELISMLSSRLIAVISFFLALTLVRGFEGTIGVNYGTVANNLPPPAQVAHFLLESTVINRVRLFDANPEILRAFAHTGVAVTISVPNDQIPDLTKLNFAQQWVEDYIQPHTPATNIVRILVGNEVISTANKLLIVSLVPAMETLQTVLVAASLDRRIQVSTPHSLGILSNSSPPSTGKFRQGYDTHVIKPLLSFLRDSNSPFMVNPYPFFECSPDTLDYALFRSNAGVFDENTRVFYTNMLDAQLDAVFSAMKLLGFDDLEIVIAETGWPSMGDATQFGVDAKSAAEYNGNLMRHVTSGVGTPLMPNRTFETYIFALFNEDLKPGPTCERYFGLFRPDMTPVYDIGILRPTVAAAANIEHATCLLVITVGLLIIKNHGENLIL